One segment of Natronosalvus halobius DNA contains the following:
- a CDS encoding N-acyl-D-amino-acid deacylase family protein, producing MTLDLLVENARIVDGTGAPWIRGAVGVVDGRIDRIATAPDHGLDADTRLDADGSVVCPGFIDAHSHSDLELFADPSLAPKTRQGITTEILGQDGFSMAPLYREEGIGPWQEYLSGLAGRLEREWSWNSLGEYLDAVDDANIAPNVATLVGHGTARYDVLGMDDVQPTDDELEEMASLVREGLEDGAIGFSTGLVYTPQVYSETEEVSRLAAELAPYGRPFVAHIRSEGRWIWEALDEFVDIGAEHGIPLHISHFKVTGSEQQGKADRLLAQVEIARERGIDVTADQYPYTAGSSMLTSLLPPWVQSGDADALRETLSDPDQREEIRRDIEEWRIDGWENVGGKTGWDRIEVTNLTSEAFGEEGGRDIATIATERDSTPIDVLCDVLLAEDFEASMIAHGLIEEDVRTIMQSERVMVGTDGLFGARPHPRVYGSFPRILAKYVRQENLLSLEEAVRSMTSLPARAMGLDSKGVLRPGLDADLVVFDPAVVDDRATFDDPEQYPLGIEHVVVDGTPIVREGEDTGARPGGAIRA from the coding sequence ATGACCCTCGATTTACTCGTCGAGAACGCCCGGATCGTCGACGGCACTGGTGCGCCCTGGATCCGCGGCGCGGTCGGCGTCGTCGACGGTCGCATCGACCGAATCGCGACGGCCCCCGACCACGGCCTCGACGCCGACACGCGTCTCGACGCCGACGGGAGCGTCGTCTGCCCGGGTTTCATCGACGCCCACTCCCACTCCGACCTCGAGCTATTCGCCGACCCCTCTCTTGCCCCGAAGACCCGGCAGGGAATCACCACCGAGATCCTCGGCCAGGACGGGTTCTCGATGGCCCCGCTCTACCGCGAGGAGGGGATCGGTCCGTGGCAGGAGTACCTCAGCGGCCTCGCGGGGAGACTCGAGCGCGAGTGGTCGTGGAACTCCCTCGGCGAGTACCTCGACGCGGTCGACGACGCGAACATTGCGCCGAACGTCGCGACGCTGGTCGGCCACGGTACCGCCCGCTACGACGTACTCGGCATGGACGACGTCCAGCCGACTGACGACGAACTCGAGGAGATGGCGTCGCTCGTCCGCGAGGGACTCGAGGACGGGGCTATCGGCTTCTCGACGGGGCTCGTGTACACGCCCCAGGTGTACTCGGAGACCGAGGAGGTGTCCCGACTCGCGGCCGAACTCGCCCCCTACGGGCGGCCGTTCGTCGCCCACATCCGCAGCGAGGGCCGCTGGATCTGGGAGGCGCTCGACGAGTTCGTCGACATCGGCGCCGAACACGGCATTCCGCTCCATATTTCGCACTTCAAAGTTACCGGCAGCGAACAGCAGGGAAAGGCCGATCGCCTGCTCGCACAGGTCGAAATCGCCCGCGAGCGCGGTATCGACGTCACCGCAGACCAGTACCCCTACACCGCGGGGAGCAGCATGCTGACGTCGCTGTTGCCGCCGTGGGTGCAATCGGGCGACGCCGACGCCCTTCGCGAGACGCTCTCGGATCCCGACCAGCGCGAGGAGATTCGGCGTGACATCGAGGAGTGGCGCATCGACGGCTGGGAGAACGTCGGCGGCAAGACCGGCTGGGACCGCATCGAGGTGACGAACCTCACCTCCGAGGCGTTCGGCGAGGAGGGTGGACGCGACATCGCGACCATCGCGACCGAGCGCGACAGCACGCCGATCGACGTCCTCTGTGACGTCCTGCTCGCGGAGGACTTCGAGGCGTCGATGATCGCCCATGGGCTGATCGAGGAGGACGTCCGAACGATCATGCAGAGCGAGCGCGTCATGGTTGGCACTGACGGCCTGTTCGGGGCCCGTCCCCACCCCCGGGTCTACGGCTCCTTTCCCCGAATCTTGGCGAAATACGTCCGCCAGGAGAACCTCCTGTCGCTCGAGGAAGCCGTCCGATCGATGACGTCGCTCCCCGCTCGAGCGATGGGACTCGATTCGAAGGGCGTGCTCCGTCCGGGCCTCGACGCGGACCTGGTCGTCTTCGATCCGGCGGTGG